A window from Chlamydiota bacterium encodes these proteins:
- a CDS encoding glycerol-3-phosphate dehydrogenase/oxidase encodes MKRNLSQITNSLYDLLVIGGGIYGAFTAWDAALRGLSVALVERQDFGGATSANSQKIIHGGFRYLQHGDFKRMRESIRERTNLMRIAPHLIHPLPVLIPTYGHGMRGKELLKLALNIYDFIGFNRNSLSDPEKKIPCGKSFSRNEALRLLPLLPQEGLTGAGVFYDASVYNSERLVISLLKSAEKKGAQCANYVKVIGFIQEKDAVAGVECKDLLGGECFPVRARMVVNTSGPWLYHVLSLLDHYRQVQFPLIKSFNVITRPLFEKYAVGIYGKNPYQDKDNLLNKGTRLFFVTPWRDHSVVGTALSPFNGNPDDLQVTTEEIQKFLDDFNEACPDAKLKMEDISFLHQGFLPNSIMDHQSRSGEVRIQKKYHIIDHRVDGIKGLISVMGVKYTTARDVAKKVVDHVFECWGEKPPKSLSAFTRIEGGDIEKFEDFLTGEIKKRSFGLDTSLISSLVFNYGSIYHKVLSLLGGETMGHDGLLKAQVLYSVREEMAQKLSDVVLRRTELGSAGKPTDHVLKVCAETMGQELKWNFEKIETELQEMKVFFKRFIK; translated from the coding sequence TTGAAAAGAAATCTATCTCAAATCACAAATTCTCTCTATGACCTCCTGGTGATTGGAGGGGGGATTTACGGGGCGTTTACAGCCTGGGACGCTGCCCTACGGGGTCTATCGGTTGCTCTTGTCGAGAGACAAGATTTTGGAGGGGCCACTTCCGCCAATAGCCAGAAAATCATCCATGGAGGATTTCGGTATTTACAGCATGGCGATTTTAAAAGGATGCGGGAGTCCATTCGAGAAAGAACAAATTTAATGCGGATTGCCCCCCATTTGATCCATCCCCTGCCCGTTTTGATTCCCACTTATGGGCATGGGATGCGGGGAAAAGAACTTCTGAAATTGGCTTTAAATATTTACGATTTTATTGGTTTTAATCGTAATTCATTGTCGGACCCTGAAAAAAAAATTCCGTGTGGAAAGTCATTTTCAAGGAATGAAGCACTTAGACTTCTCCCTTTGCTTCCTCAAGAGGGATTGACAGGGGCGGGCGTTTTTTATGATGCCTCGGTCTATAATTCAGAGCGTCTGGTGATTTCTCTTCTAAAATCAGCCGAGAAGAAAGGGGCTCAATGCGCCAACTATGTCAAGGTTATCGGGTTTATTCAGGAAAAAGACGCCGTGGCTGGCGTTGAGTGTAAAGACCTATTGGGGGGAGAGTGTTTTCCGGTCCGGGCTCGAATGGTTGTGAATACTTCAGGACCCTGGCTCTATCACGTTTTATCGCTTTTAGATCATTATCGGCAAGTGCAATTTCCGCTCATTAAATCTTTTAATGTGATTACACGTCCGCTCTTTGAAAAATATGCTGTTGGAATTTATGGGAAAAACCCCTATCAAGATAAAGATAATCTTTTGAATAAGGGAACACGCCTCTTTTTTGTCACCCCCTGGCGAGATCATTCCGTGGTGGGAACGGCCCTTTCCCCTTTTAATGGGAATCCAGATGATCTTCAAGTGACGACAGAAGAAATTCAGAAATTTCTAGATGATTTTAATGAAGCCTGTCCTGATGCAAAACTTAAAATGGAGGATATTTCCTTTCTCCATCAAGGTTTCCTTCCAAATTCAATCATGGATCATCAGAGTCGATCTGGAGAGGTTCGGATTCAAAAGAAATATCACATCATCGATCATCGCGTAGATGGGATTAAAGGTCTCATTTCTGTGATGGGGGTTAAATATACCACAGCTCGAGATGTGGCTAAAAAGGTGGTGGATCATGTTTTTGAATGTTGGGGAGAAAAACCTCCGAAGTCTTTATCAGCCTTTACACGAATCGAGGGTGGAGATATAGAAAAATTCGAAGATTTTTTGACCGGGGAAATTAAAAAGCGCTCCTTCGGGTTAGATACCTCATTGATATCTTCCCTTGTTTTTAATTATGGATCTATTTATCACAAAGTCCTTTCCCTTTTAGGTGGAGAAACAATGGGTCATGACGGACTGCTTAAAGCCCAGGTCCTTTATAGTGTTCGTGAGGAAATGGCTCAGAAATTAAGCGATGTTGTTTTAAGACGAACAGAATTGGGGTCGGCTGGAAAGCCGACGGATCACGTGCTCAAAGTGTGTGCTGAGACCATGGGACAGGAACTTAAATGGAACTTTGAAAAGATAGAAACTGAACTTCAAGAAATGAAAGTATTTTTTAAAAGATTCATAAAGTAG